In one Rutidosis leptorrhynchoides isolate AG116_Rl617_1_P2 chromosome 8, CSIRO_AGI_Rlap_v1, whole genome shotgun sequence genomic region, the following are encoded:
- the LOC139862934 gene encoding uncharacterized protein: MGVSSFLLLVCLFLTAVCTPTVCGNAELRALMEIKASLDPENAYLGSWTVLGNQCDGSFDGVACNELGQVANISLQGKGLTGKLSPAFAGLKQLTGLYLHYNSLSGGIPKEICNLTELSDLYLNVNNLSGNIPAELANMENLQVLQLCYNQFTGSIPTQLGSMKKLSVVALQINHLSGALPASLGELGLLTRLDLSFNRLFGSIPTKLADAPMLQVLDLRNNTLSGNVPLGLKRLAGGFQYANNLGLCGVEFTTLKACSSLDQLNPNGVPTKNIPETANLKLNCSDTRCSNSSKTPQASIIVGVVVAIVGLSVVSFLTVSHYLQKRSVNFEPCNGPVDQLRSKEACRKNGSPLINLEYPNGWDPLAEGRRFGGVSQEIMRSFRFNLEEIESATQYFAPRNLLGKSVFSAIHKGMLRDGTVVAIKSIIKSSCKSEEAEFLKGLNILTSLRHENLVKLRGFCCSKGRGECFLIYDYVPNGNLLRYLDMKDGDHVLDWSTRASIINGIAKGIEYLHGSKLNKPAMVHQNISVKNVLLDQRFKPLLSDSGLHQLLTKDTVYSSLKASAAMGYLAPEYATTGRFTQKSDIYAFGVLVFQIISGKRKFASGARFAAESCTFIDFVDPNLHGRFCELEAAKFARIALMCTHECPDQRPSVEEVVQELGNPLC; encoded by the exons ATGGGTGTTTCATCGTTTCTGTTGTTGGTTTGTTTATTTTTAACAGCAGTCTGCACACCAACTGTTTGTGGAAATGCTGAGCTGAGGGCATTAATGGAAATCAAAGCAAGTTTAGACCCAGAGAATGCATATTTAGGGTCATGGACTGTTTTGGGTAACCAATGTGATGGGTCATTTGATGGTGTTGCGTGTAATGAATTGGGTCAAGTTGCTAATATCTCTTTGCAGGGGAAAGGGCTTACCGGAAAACTGTCACCGGCGTTTGCTGGACTTAAACAGTTGACCGGGTTGTACCTGCATTATAACTCGTTGTCCGGGGGGATACCTAAAGAGATTTGTAATTTGACTGAGCTTAGTGATCTGTATCTCAATGTTAATAATTTATCTGGAAATATTCCTGCTGAGCTTGCAAACATGGAAAACTTACAAG TATTACAGCTCTGCTACAACCAGTTTACTGGTAGCATACCTACACAACTTGGATCAATGAAGAAGCTTAGTGTTGTTGCATTGCAGATTAATCATCTTAGTGGCGCGTTACCTGCAAGTTTGGGGGAGTTAGGGCTATTAACAAGGCTAGATTTAAGTTTCAATCGCCTTTTTGGTTCGATCCCTACAAAATTGGCTGATGCTCCTATGCTCCAAGTTTTAGATTTGAGAAATAATACACTTTCCGGCAACGTACCTCTAG GTTTGAAGAGATTAGCTGGTGGATTTCAATATGCAAACAACTTGGGATTATGTGGAGTCGAATTCACAACTTTAAAAGCTTGCAGTTCTTTGGATCAGTTGAATCCGAATGGCGTACCAACAAAAAACATCCCAGAAACAGCTAATTTGAAGTTAAACTGTAGCGACACACGGTGTTCGAATTCGTCTAAAACCCCGCAAGCTTCCATTATCGTTGGAGTGGTCGTAGCAATAGTGGGATTATCTGTAGTATCTTTCTTAACAGTTTCACATTATCTACAAAAACGCAGTGTCAATTTTGAGCCTTGTAACGGACCCGTTGACCAATTAAGGTCAAAGGAAGCATGTAGGAAAAACGGGTCACCTTTAATTAACCTTGAATATCCTAACGGGTGGGACCCATTAGCGGAGGGTCGGCGATTTGGTGGTGTCTCTCAAGAAATAATGAGGAGTTTTAGGTTTAATCTGGAAGAAATAGAGTCGGCTACACAATACTTTGCTCCTAGAAATTTATTAGGAAAAAGTGTGTTTTCTGCTATTCATAAGGGAATGTTGAGAGATGGAACCGTTGTTGCGATAAAAAGTATTATAAAGAGTAGCTGCAAGTCTGAAGAAGCTgagtttttgaagggtttgaatatTTTGACGTCGTTAAGACATGAAAATTTAGTGAAATTAAGAGGCTTTTGCTGTTCAAAAGGGCGTGGCGAATGCTTTCTTATTTATGATTATGTGCCTAATGGAAACCTTTTACGGTATCTTGATATGAAAGACGGTGATCATGTTCTTGACTGGTCAACTCGGGCTTCCATCATCAACGGTATTGCTAAAG GCATAGAATATTTACACGGTAGCAAACTTAACAAACCGGCTATGGTTCATCAAAACATATCTGTCAAGAACGTGCTGTTAGATCAACGGTTCAAACCATTACTGTCTGATTCAGGCCTTCATCAGCTTCTTACAAAGGACACCGTCTACTCATCACTCAAAGCCAGTGCAGCCATGGGATATTTAGCTCCCGAGTACGCCACCACGGGACGGTTCACCCAAAAAAGTGATATTTACGCATTCGGAGTTCTTGTTTTTCAGATCATTTCCGGTAAACGAAAATTTGCTAGTGGAGCTCGGTTTGCTGCTGAATCATGCACTTTCATTGACTTTGTTGACCCGAATCTCCATGGAAGATTTTGTGAGCTTGAAGCTGCTAAGTTTGCGAGAATTGCGTTGATGTGCACACATGAATGTCCTGATCAGAGGCCATCTGTGGAAGAAGTTGTACAAGAACTTGGTAATCCATTATGCTAA